A window of Pseudochaenichthys georgianus chromosome 11, fPseGeo1.2, whole genome shotgun sequence genomic DNA:
ttccaAAAATGAAACGCATTCAGAAACGTATAATAAAAAGGCATTtgaaaacactcatttaaaagcaatataaatggcatttaaaaatactcatttaaaagcaaagataataaaacatgaataacaaaggtacatgaataaaagttacagtgcagtttgagATCTGAAATGTTTAGGTCAATCATTGCTAACTTTTTAGCAGAAATTGTTTTCTATGAGCTCACTTTCTTTTTTAACTTATCCTTTAGTTATTTCTAGTGTTTCATGCTAAACGAACTCGCCGAAACTATCCCTCTTTTTTAAATGCACATTAGTTAAGTTTACCTTTTTTGGTGTCCTCCAATTATCAAGCCTCCTCTCCCAACTgctataataaaaatatttgacATGTGCTGCATTGAAACAGACCTGCACTCACCTCCAGCCTGCTATGCATGCACTTCCAAAAAATGACTTTGATTACATCTGATAGAATAATCTCTATATTGTGGATTACTAGAATATTTTACTAGAGTAAAATACATATTACATTGGGTTTTAAAATCAAATGCAACTGTGGTTTTTTTATATACACAAAAGAGGTACCCAAAAAACACCTTGTATTACACTTATAAGAGTATACTCAAATTGTACTTGTACCACAGCTGGGCATTTGGGATATCCAGCAATTTTCCTGGACAGTCTGAAATCAGCAGGCTGTTACTATTGCTAAAATAACCTTTCAGCTAAGCTGCCCGAGTATTGATCTCATAAGTATAGTTGTCAGAATGAACCATTTTAGCATCAGTTCTCTGCCTGAGGGCGTGTTAACTTTGACAGCTGAAACACTCGTGTGTTATTTATCCTGCTCGTATAATACTCCCGCCACACCGGTTGCACCATGGTAACAATGTGATCTGTACGCTAAAGCTTGCGTCAGAACGATATTTCCAATCTGAGCTTTAAAGCTAAATAAACTCAAagggttttctttttttcctttgtCTCCCCACCGTCTCCCTGTGCAGCATCATTTCCAGACACAAGGCTCTGGAGGGTTTGGGCCCGGGCTCTGTGGAGTACCAGGCCCTGCAGCTGGTCTCCTCTCTGGAGCATTACGGCGTGGAGTGGCACTGGGCGCGCGACGCAAACGGCCAGCGGCTCGCCATTGGAGTCGGCCCTGAAGGCATCGCCATTTGCAAGGAAGACTTCAGTTTAGTCAACAGGTATGTTTCAACGAGACGAATGCAATTAGCTCTGTGTATTTGTATACTAATAGTACTCTTCATGTTGCAGATATACATATTTTTGGGTTTTAGGACAGAATGTGTTATTGAAGAATATTCACCATGTAATGGTTTCTTCTCATTTTGCTCCATCTTTAGAATAAGCTATCCAATCATCCAGATTGCAACCCAGTCGGGGAAGAGTGTGTACTTGACGGTAACCAAGGACACAAATGACAGCGTGGTGCTTTTGTTCAAGCTGATCAGTAACCGGGCAGCCAGCGGTCTGTACCGAGCCATTACAGAGACACACGCCTTCTACAGGTGAGAGATAAACAACATACTGTATTCAAACCCAGATCAATGACTAAGGCTATATTCAAGCCTTTTAATAACTACTCAATGTTCCACTGCCTTACTTAATTAAAGGTATCATATAGACATGTGGTGAACCAAGATatcaattaaaatatataagCTTCTCAGTGGATTTCTGTTTTTCTTCATGTCTGTTTACGCTCTTCGCTCCAGCTGTTAGTCATTCATAAACCTGACCTTAAATGTGTTGTGTGCACATTTGTTCTGCTCTATTTAGCACCTAGTTGCTCCAGAGTATGCACTCTCACACAATTGTACACATTGACTAACTGCTGGTACAAATTCTGCAAAGTGGGACCCATAAAACCTGTAATAGACCTGATCAGTGTGCATGAACAGGGAGATCGTGCCGGGCCATCTTTAGTAGAGTCGGAGAGATTTGAGTCTGTCTGCAGTTTGCAGTGAGCAGGAACAATTGAAATGGCTGAGCTATGAAATTGTTGTCAGTCAGTCACAAAGGTACAAAAGACAGCCCTGCCCTTTAGTTTCAGGGATGGGTTTTAGCTCAGTCTGGAAGGAATGTCTTCTTCCTGCTTTCTCAGAAACAAATGTGTATCTCACAGCAGTGAAGCTGGCCCGCAACAGGATGCACATGAGTTGCCTGGATATTAAGTGCAAATGGAGTATTGGATAAACAGACATAGCCTCCACAGTTTGGGGAAGAAGAGGCTGTACatgtatattcaatttaataatcCACTCCTGGCACAAttaatgtatatataatatcctgctttatattttgttgatgtatattttttacttttttttaatgccattttctattttggattgtttatttctagtcttttaatttcTCTTATGTACTAGGCCTATaccttgtctttttatgctgctgcaacgcaaacatttcccaaattgggatcaataaagtacttaaatgtaaaatgttccaATGCTCTGATTTTGCTGACTGTAGAAGTCATGTCTTATCATTTTTGTAATCACATCTTATTTCATTTCTAGGTGTGACACAGTAACCAACGCAGTGATGATGCAGTACAGCAGAGACTTTAAGGGCCACCTAGCTTCCCTTTTCCTCAACGAGAACATCAACCTTGGCAAGAAGTACGTCTTCGACATCCGACGCACCTCCAAGGAAGTGTACGACCAAGCCCGCCGCGCCCTCTACAACTCGGGGGTCGCTGACCTGGGCTCTGGCAGCGGCGAGCGCTCCTCTCCATCACGCTCCCCCAGCCGAGACGACCCCCAGGACGAGGGGCTGGACTGCGGCAGCTGCCAGCAGAGCAGAGCGCTGCAGGAGCGGCTGCAGAAGCTCCGGGAGGCTCTGCTGTGCGTGCTCTGCTGCGAGGAGGAGATCGACGCTGCGTTCTGCCCCTGCGGACACATGGTGTGCTGCCAGACCTGCGCAAGCCAGCTGCAGGTGAGACTGCTGTTCCCTCTCTGCGTGTCCACCGGGAAGACTGATGACTTTGTTTAGAAACCACGTTGGTAAATGATGATAAATCATTAGTGCGGTTAGCATTTCCACTCGTCATATTCACTGAGAAATGACCACTGCTGGTATTTGctagattcaaaggttttatatgtgcaaagctacagtgtagacatGGCAATGGaaatcttctgacctgagctcctccaacaatccaACACATaatgtacaaaaataaaaagcagtgcaaaaagtctatacatgtaaatatgatatgtacaagaacggaatataaaataatgtaaatgaAGACTAAATTAAATATGGTTTATTGTGTGGATAACAGGCTGTccgtggggtcttaaaaagtattacaagttgataaataaatttagcgaaaatgaaggctattaaaaagtattaaacggcattttccaaggtgttacattttgtagcttgttttcaataagtatatacattgtccaaagaggttgtattctacagtgtgcctgaatgtaatcattgcgtaggtgtgtgattctgtgtagtcaACACCACCTTAGAAGCAGTATTTTATTAAAGTGAAGGTTGCTTTGTTTTCCGAAAGctctttaatactttttaagtttTAACTTCAATCCTTTTTTATAGTCCTCTGAGCAACATCCAAAGCTCTGCTTGCTCTCCGCTCACCCCTCACTTAATCAGCTAAATGTTGCCCCTCTTTctgaagggtgtgtgtgtgtgtgtgtgtgtgtgtgtgtgtgtgtgtgtgtgtgtgtgtgtgtgtgtgtgtgtgtgtgtgtgtgtgtgtgtgtgtgtgtgtgtgtgtgtgtgtgtgtgtgtgtgtgtgtgtgtgtgtgtgtgtgtgtgtgtgtgtggcagccaGGCAGACCTTACTTCCATTTACTAAGAAACATGAGTCAGTAGAAACTCGAGGGGAGAAGGAGAGTTCCACAGCTTTCAGCGTGATTATGGAAGCTGTTTTCCCATTATAGCAATCCATTACAAGCTTTCCTGATTTTAATATTAGCTTGTGTTCTGAAGGAGATTTGCCAGCATGTCCTTCAGTCTTAACATTGGCTTGATGACCCGAGTGGTGACTCATTAGTTGCCTTGATAGCAGTCAACAGTCCTCTCCACGACTCATTTGATTGGAGAGCAAGTTTCCGTGACACCGTGATAATGGTTACTTATTTTGTTAGCTTGCCTTGCGCCTTTAACTTTTGCTGGCTTTGACACATTTGGCTTAATGTCACGCGTCTGCTGGGAAATGTGTGTTGACCCGATTTGTCACATTGTTAACTTGTTTTCTTTCTTGGAAGTGGCCAGGAAATGTGTTTGAGGGCTTTATTGTCTCATGATCCCTTTGATAAGCATAGACAAATATATTACCAAAGGTTTGTGGGACGGTAAAAGAGTTCACGTACTGTATTAGTTGAACCACCTCAAATGTCCTTAATGtgagtaaacaaacaaacacccgATGCTTActacttttctctttcctgtCCCTCAGCTGTGTCCCGTGTGTCGGTCGGAGGTGGAGCACGTGCAGCATGTCTACCTGCCCACCTGCACCAGCCTGCTGAACCTGGCGCTGACCGACAACCACCAGCACCGCAGCCCCCCCGCACCCATCCACAGAGAACTGGCTTCTCCGCACAGCTGCTCTGCAACAGAGTACGAGCACAAGGTCTACCACACATAGAGACAACTCCACCAAACTCAATTACGAACGCTTTGAAGCAAAACCAGCCAGATTGAGGTTTCCCGAAAGAAGAAACATTCCTCGTCCATCCGTGTTTCCTTCCCGGAATCCAAGAACTACCAAACATTCAGAAGCTCGTGAGCATATTCAAAGATGGACACACTCAAACCACTCCCTcaactagtgtgtgtgtgtgtgtgttttattgtcatttccctttGGATTGTCACTTTGTCTTGTTGGTTCTTAGTATTTGTTTGCATGTCATCTGTCCAAATCTTATTTTAAGACGGCCACAAGATGATTTTAGATTAGGCTCTTATTGTCCTCTAAGTTATTGCATCAGTTGACCTGGTACAGAATtgttttattcatttgttttttcttCGTTCCATATCAGACTCCTAGCCCCAGAACCATATCGTAAAAGTATGTGCTTAGAAATGCCTAACACATTACCCGTCTTTATTTTAACGATTTGAAATTTTAAAGCTTCCGTTTTTGGATTTGAGAACTGCATTTTATGTATAGTGAAATCTGTTTTTAATCCACATTTAATTTCTTGTTCTTCATGTTCTCTATGCCAATTAGGGGGTCTTTGGAGGCTAAGCAGCTGCTCAGGGTGTATCGGTGCATACTAATCGTGCTAAGGCCACTATGGTCCAGTTTTATGTGATCTCTAGATTAAATGCGGTTCTTTTAGCAAACAGAAATGTGACCTTGAGTGTGAAATGCAGTATCTTACTTTCCCAAAGGATGTTGGATTTTTCCAACAGCAGCTGCGTCCTCTAAAAACCTCAGCTATACATTTCTTTCTCGAGGGTGTACTATTGAGTTCCTGTTTCGATATTTTTTAAAAGGGTACTAGGAGATCTGTCTGTGCAATACTTGCTTGCTTTTTGAAAAGCTTTTCAGTTTTATTTAATTTCAAAAGACTATTTaagaaacaaaaacattgtCACTTTACCAAGGATGTTTGTAGAGGGATTGGCCTTAATGTAGCAGTGACATCGTGTTTATACATTTTCCACAGACTTTTTTTCTGGTAAGAAAAGGAAAACCTTTATTTCTTTGACGCTGACTCGATTAAGCTCAGTCACTGCAGGGGAAGgacttttatttttcacattgtGCAAGTAGCgatttgtttctgttttctgaAGCAAAAGCCAccagaaataaatcctttttatatattctgTTTTTTTAACAAGAGAAAGTATTAATAaagtttttaaaaaacaaactgcATTTGTCTGACATTATTGCATGttttgtcaaataaaaaaaaccttGACTGGAAGGCTGTGGAGCCGAAGATCACTGGGTGAAATGGATAGGAAAAAAAACGAATTTGTCTTTATTTCCTTTTATAACCTGCCTTGTCTTGTGAAGGCAAAATACGGCATGTGTTCATCTCCTTGGGACTGAGATAATCCCTCAAAtagcagaaaagaaaaaacattcCGTTTGGTAAAAGTGCTCACACATGTCTACCAAGGCCATGAGTCTTTTCTAAAGCtttaaatgggtaaacaagCAAAAAGAAGTTGAATAACTGCACTTGGCTGACAAGTCATTTCTGTCACGACACTCAAACACTCACGTTGTTCCCTTAAACCGATTTACTGACAGTCAAACTGCTGTCAAAATATTCTCTGTAGATTAagtctttatttatatattctgTTTCTTAACAAGAAAAGGTATtacggttttgtttttttaaacctggaATCCCCTTAGTCAAACTGCTGTTGACATCATACTGTTGGTTTAAATTTGCAAAGCTGTCTCGATAAGTCAGTTAACCTGCGGTCTTGAAACAATCTGGCTCTTGTGGTTTCAGAGGACACTTGGTGAGAAGAGAAAGGGCACAACGTGTTTTCTTGTCAAATGTCAGGCTGTGTGGAGCAACTACCTGCTGTGActctcccctctctccagcCCCCCAGGTGAATCCCACTCTGAAAGGTCAACACGTCCTTTGTCACTGTCAAACTAGGAGAGATAATTGAGACGAAACAGAGACTCCGTTTGTTGATTAGAAATGACGAGCTCCACTGGACTGTGATTATAATGTCTGCTAATCATCAGTGCAGCAGCAATTGATGAGTCAGACTTCAAATCCTGTCTCTGAAGTTTGAACCCCTCTTTTTTCATGACCCTTTGGATGAGGATacttctctttctctcccctATCTTTTTCTTCCTCTCATGCATCACTGCTATTAAACACACTCCAAGGACACTGatgacagcaaggagggagaGACCTTTGAGCGCTGTGAagtcagtcagccagccagGCAGAGCTCAAGTATCATTGCAGGTTGTAGTATAAGATTTGTTTTATCTTAAAAGTTCAACTTTAACCCAGGAACACAAGTAAACAAAATGGAACATCTGTAAATTGGACACGCTGCAGCCTGAGAACAGTGACACATGTTCAAATCAATCAACTGACACAGATTCACATGCATGAACAGCCACAACCGGGGCCAAACTGGTCAGGCCACGACCCCTCTCTGCTCTGATTCTCTGCCTGACCCAGTCTCAAAGCACAAGCAGGAAAACTATCAGTCATATCAGGATACAGGTGGATAAGCTTATCGTATTATGTCTAGAGAGTGCAGTGGAAAAACATGGAAACACTGCAGAGACGTTAAGCTCTTTCACATTTGAAAACATgagaacatgttgtgttgtCACACACTAATCCGAAACGTAGCTACAATACCACACACAACTGCATTAATCTCTTGTTGAAAATATCCAACAGAAAATGGATTTTGCAGTGGGTGGTGACCGGTGGTGACATGGAGGCAGAGAAACATAGAAAGGGTTTTTTATTCAAGATTGAGGATTTTTGTGTTTGCATAATCTGTGACATACTTGTGCTTTAATAGAATCATGTTGTAATAAAAGCCTGCTAATATTTGGGGCATTTACAACCCTTTTAAAGAtttgaaacaaataaaaatgaatttaaaaaaaacaaacatgataTATCAGACGGTTTAcagtatatatttaaatattttgccCCCAAAAAAATTCACAAACAATTATTTTTACTGTATCAGATTGTATTGGCATTCTTTTGCAAATGCCCATTTTCTCCTTTGGATGTAGCCAAGAGCAAAAGTCAATAAAATGGGATTTGTGACCCAATTTTCTATCTGACTATGACTGAGCTGCTGTACATTTTGGTAATGCCGGATTAAAAGGGTTAAAAAATAACAGTCCTGTCAGGGTTGTGCTGTGTTTGAATATAAACGGCACAGGCTGAAAAACACAGGAAGGTGTTTCAGGGGATGAATTATTAAATGGAAGAGGAATGTagtgatgacgcaggcagtagCCATTTCCTTCAGCCATTTCCTTTAAATAAATCCCTTGTTGTAAATATATTCAATTAAGAGATCCCCATATGTTTTTGTCCTGTACAGAAAGCTTCCTTTGCGTCCACTGCCAAACGCAGGCAGGATGTTCTGAGCAGCAGCCATTACTGAGGAATTAGTTCTCAGTGCGCATCTATCAGAGCCAAATCCATGACAGATTTATGATTTATGATTGTTTACTTCAAACCCAATGTTGACGGGGAATAAGAGTTACATTTGGGACACGTCGAAATAACAATCACATTTCCACCAATTATGAAAGAGCTGCTGATGATAATGTGGAGACCATCTGAGGCTTGTGTCTTGACCACTGCATGGTGGTTAGGGTTGGGCACTTGTTTATGACTTAGAACACATGCTTTAGAATTAGGCTGAGCATGTACACTCCAGTTATATaacaagctgatgttatgaaGCACAAAGAAGAGGAGAGAATAAAGTAAGTGTTGCTCCTTCCCCTGCATATCAAACCGTGTCTGAGCATGCTTTCTTCTAACCCTGTGTGTGACCTACTTCTCCAGAGCTGGAGTTTGTTATTAATTGTACATGGATGCCTGTTTAAGTGTAGTCCAAGCAGGAGCCTGAGAGAGAGTAAGCGCTCCACATTCAGCTTGatgttgtctgctgcatttattttccAGTTCATCACTTCAAAACTAGAAACCGCACACAGTGTACATTCCCTGATGCAGGAGGTTCTTCTTCTCCCCCGTTACCTGAGCAACTCAGGTAGAAAACAAATAGAATATTTAAGTTCTTATCATTTCAACTCATGCCAGGAAAAAGAACATCAAAGATTCTCAACAACTTCACCCACACGCTGCCATGTGGATTTCACATCTGCTCGGCCCAATGACACACTGCCAAGGGAAACGCAGCTCTCCGAAAGTGTTAGGGATAACTTCCCTCTGGGCACACAGAGCCCGCCTCCTGATGGTAACTGAATACAGggcccagtgtgtgtgtgtgtgtgtgtgtgtgtgtgtgtgtgtgtgtgtgtgtgtgtgtgtgtgtgtgtgtgtgtgtgtgtgtgtgtgtgtgtgtgtgtgtgtgtgtgtgtgtgtgtgtgtgtgtgtgtgtgtgtgtgtgtgtgtgtgtgtgtgtgtgtgtgtgtgtatgctgtgcATGCCAAGGTTTTCGAAGAGCGTAAACAGCCTGCCAGTGCCAGTACAGGCTAAACAATATTCACCATGCAGAGTATTTATGTGTTGTCATTAGCACATCTACTTCACTATGTGATGATGAAGTCTGGTGCTAATATATACCTCAGGACATGTTAACATCTTAAAATGGGAGGACAAGGTTGTTTTAATGACTTATTAGCCTATTTCCACATTATGAATGACAGCAAAAGGTAactaaccctctggagtctaagggtattttcttgaatttttgatgttttcttaaatccccttttaaatgtatttcttctgacatggcaccccatgtgttaaatatcaaaatgttcaggacaatctctggtattgctatatatgcaaattactcaccttagagcactgtttgatgagataagtagctcaaaagcttaaaatgttacatccgattttcggaaaatcGGATGTAATGTGATCgaaatgttttggtgttttagatttggttaccaaagtcttaggatcacaaaagcagtgaaatatttgaatgtgttattcatgtctaaaatgaaaacaatttaattcgaattttgagtaaaacaagtgtttatcactctactttcaccacagcagggactgagatacattaggactgaataatgacttcatattacataccaaggttcatgtgatgtgtacaaatacaaattgagcattcaacctttttttttcaaccaacaatttattataaatatgtttttttcaaccaactatttatataaatataagaaactggaaaatctaactatttacaatattgaacatcagaaccttcaaccaactattcattataaatgtcaagacagtgtcaaggtctttgtctgtcttccaagacagtgtgtctgactgctgtgtaggtgggggtgatggtgcatgggctgctgtgtaggtggggtgtacaagtgctatacgagacctccacaagacctccttgctggctgggttgaaggtgatggctgtggtggagcctttgtgctgaggtgtatcttgacctggtggcagccgcagatggagatggaggtggaggcagctgtagtgatgctggtctgctggtctttggtggtgatggctctggtgaaggcccttgagccacagtagatcttgacctgggggccggcacagatggatgttgtggctgctggataaacgccgcctgtgggccactaggcccagacagctgtgaaacatctctgtaaaacaaataaaaatgtaggacaataattacaactaatttcattgaaataaagttcaagtaaaatgttgctcaagcacaaataacaatgcacacataaaaagaaagtttgggaggttggaaaaggagtctctctcgatctcacacacacacacacacacacacacacacacacacacacacacacacacacacacacacacacacacacacacacacacacacacacacacacacacacacacacacacaggtatttccagttactttacattcagtataaaatcacagacacacatatacataggctacatctgattacaaagtctcatctgtacaggacggtaaaataataacaggcacacataaataaatctatgacagtctcatctgtacagaacagtatgataaaataatcgatggcaaaaacatgtcactgtaaatgtttgtctccgttgtgggacgaataaatgattaatttaatcatctacacatgtaatctcacttttacacaccaaaataacgttaacacagagtaaacgtttgctaatggagtctattttgtcccaagaaaaagttcatgactatcgataacaaatatatatcaataaacctattgttcattttcgcggtattccccacacattgccagtacactattactgtaatatttacacttacccatgtccaaatggatccttgttgttgtctttgtgttcttctttTTCAGTGGAGCGTCCACCGACAACAACCTAGTCTTAAGTTTGTAGAAAACAAGTACAAATACTTAGAATGGAACTCCACAAGTTAAAGTATTAGTTATATATTAAATGTTGGTGTTTTCCACATCTAAGTAAACACCTGCAGCGCTACATACCATCTATGTTTGTCATTCTGCCAAGTGTCTATAAATGTCTGGATGTGAACAAAACAACAGACTGAGGACTCATCACCTGAACTAACTAAATCAGTACAAAATGTCAGGCAATCAATCAATTGTTGAGATGTTTCAGTCCAGACTAAAGGAGTGGGTGACTCCCTCAGTGCCATCACAAGTGCCACTCTGATACCACGAGTACTGAATGTCAGATCacaacaatcaatcaatcaatcaatcaatcaatcaatcaatcaatcaatcaatcaatgtttatttatatagcccaatatcacaaatgttacatttgtctcagtggtcttcacagtgtgtacagaatatcagtatgacaatacgacaccctctgtccttagaccctcacatcgtacaaggaaaaacttccaaagaaaacccagtttaatgggaaaaatgggagaaacctcagggagagcaacagaggagggatccctctcccaggacggacagacgtgcaatagatgccgtgtgtaaattgaaaagataatacatttgcaacataggtagtccaaatgtttggagatgcatgtgtgtataataggaagatgaatccacgaggatatccatccaggaccgatgatccaggaccacagccacgactcaagatccagcgctcgcgatccaggacacaggaccgcaggatcatccatgactccggatcccagcgtatatagacaccaaaaagaaagaaatgtggggaagctgggttaatcggaacatgagagtacacaggtacagacagagagaaggaagaagtaagatgtcccgacaaactaagcctatatcagcaaaactaggggctgaatctaatcagccctaactataagctttatcaaaaaggaaggtcttaagcgcac
This region includes:
- the mylipa gene encoding E3 ubiquitin-protein ligase MYLIP-A — protein: MLCHVTRPDSVVMEVEVDAKANGEDCLNKVCRKLGIIEVDYFGLQFTGSKGENLWLNLRNRICQQMDNVTPCRLRLRVKFFVEPHLILQEQTRHVFFMHVKEDLHNGHLRMGSEQAEELSSLLAQAEFGDYNQNTAKYWYSELCGEDPSTATMNSIISRHKALEGLGPGSVEYQALQLVSSLEHYGVEWHWARDANGQRLAIGVGPEGIAICKEDFSLVNRISYPIIQIATQSGKSVYLTVTKDTNDSVVLLFKLISNRAASGLYRAITETHAFYRCDTVTNAVMMQYSRDFKGHLASLFLNENINLGKKYVFDIRRTSKEVYDQARRALYNSGVADLGSGSGERSSPSRSPSRDDPQDEGLDCGSCQQSRALQERLQKLREALLCVLCCEEEIDAAFCPCGHMVCCQTCASQLQLCPVCRSEVEHVQHVYLPTCTSLLNLALTDNHQHRSPPAPIHRELASPHSCSATEYEHKVYHT